A section of the Primulina eburnea isolate SZY01 chromosome 1, ASM2296580v1, whole genome shotgun sequence genome encodes:
- the LOC140837643 gene encoding LOW QUALITY PROTEIN: lysine-specific demethylase REF6-like (The sequence of the model RefSeq protein was modified relative to this genomic sequence to represent the inferred CDS: deleted 1 base in 1 codon) has translation MAAEVNCGASFEVPPWLKSMPVAPEYHPTLAEFQDPIGYIFKIEKEAAKYGICKIVPPVPAGSKKTVIANFNRSLLARAKELNPGSTFTTRQQQIGFCPRKHRPVKKSVWLSGEKYTLSEFEAKAKSFEKSYLKKYAKKDLNALEMETLFWNATVDKPFSVEYANDMPGSAFVTRRSNVKKSEGVVTVGETDWNMRGVSRASVSLLRFMKEEIPGVTSPMVYVAMMFSWFAWHVEDHDFHSLNYLHMGAGKTWYGVPHEAAFAFEEVIREHGYGGEINPLLTFSTLGEKTTVMSPEVLLNAGVPCCRLVQNAGEFVVTFPRAYHSGFSHGFNCGEAANIATPEWLRVAKDAAIRRASINCPPMVSHFQLLYDLALSLCSRVPKSIAMKPRSSRLKEKNKDEGEILIKELFCRDMMQNNSILHILGKGSSIVLLPQNSLNLITSPNSQDGLHFTTKFRFPGLCSANVESKTSSCNVHDDFTLDRMQVKERFCDVKETPFSLGNSNDTHYTELTDSDVKKASQYDQGLFTCVTCGILCFTCVAIVQPTKATDQYLKSADCSIFNNWGIACSDHNPISDATNPRMNSCSGMMQKYGLLDIPPCTGNRVRALDDESLEMDSNNEASKGPSSLGLLALAYGNSSDSEENEDEEEFLAKSTGTGESSYLDSGHACENTDSNISCGKEVYLHNSDSYTNFGLARETCNETNHRSSDSEVQTSDCAVIDSNSLIDRFRHQRILDVLNGKPVAHESKATMSTGSVAIESSLSFYPRSDEDSSRFHIFCLHHAMEVEKQLNSIGGAHVFLVCHPDYPRLESQAKKVAEELENDYLWNEIPFREANEDDKERIQLALDSENAIHGNGDWAVKMGINLFYSANLSRSPLYCKQMPYNSVLYSAFGRRCPVNGPSSNNEFEEKGSGRQKKIVVAGKWCGKVWMSSQAHPLLVDQNLEEMEQEKGITALVDLPDLRSEKLLDCYQAAETTSKTSKSRGKRKSTVENSSRLKATTLEVENVDEPPQDHALCKSRKQVKNKCGTKLLKKDTTEAKNLDESAEEFPLSNCWTQIRSKSRTKRVEKESSEDEKFDESFENIPIGNFCKQIKSKRGIKRLKEERNNSKNLDESPQEIPPSIYCKLTKSNFGTRLMVTREHKKNHENSGKWSNLLIEDEDDGGPSTRLRKRAAKTRKDIDPRSSKLKIAVKKLRKDTNTKKRPTMKSSATSPNKVARARDEENEHLCDVEGCTMSFGSKHELTMHKRNICPVKGCGKKFFSHKYLVQHRRVHLDDRPLKCPWKGCKMSFKWAWARTEHIRVHTGARPYICNESGCGQTFRFVSDFSRHKRKTGHNPKKARG, from the exons ATGGCGGCTGAAGTGAACTGTGGTGCGAGTTTTGAGGTTCCTCCATGGTTAAAATCTATGCCGGTGGCGCCAGAGTATCACCCCACTTTAGCTGAGTTTCAAGATCCAATTGGGTACATTTTCAAGATTGAAAAAGAGGCCGCTAAATATGGTATTTGCAAAATTGTCCCCCCTGTGCCTGCAGGTTCCAAGAAAACTGTTATTGCTAATTTTAACAGGTCTCTTCTAGCTCGGGCAAAAGAGTTGAATCCGGGTTCTACTTTTACCACACGGCAACAGCAAATTGGGTTCTGCCCGAGGAAGCACCGCCCCGTGAAGAAATCGGTGTGGTTGAGTGGTGAGAAGTATACTCTGTCGGAGTTCGAGGCAAAGGCTAAGAGTTTTGAAAAGAGTTACTTGAAAAAGTATGCAAAAAAGGATTTAAATGCATTGGAAATGGAGACCCTTTTTTGGAATGCCACTGTAGATAAGCCCTTCTCGGTGGAGTACGCAAATGACATGCCAGGATCGGCATTTGTGACAAGGAGGAGTAATGTCAAGAAGAGTGAGGGTGTGGTGACTGTGGGAGAGACCGATTGGAACATGAGGGGAGTGTCCAGGGCGAGTGTGTCTTTATTGAGGTTCATGAAGGAGGAGATTCCGGGAGTGACTTCGCCTATGGTTTATGTTGCAATGATGTTTAGCTGGTTTGCGTGGCATGTAGAGGATCATGATTTTCATagtttgaattatttacatatggGTGCCGGAAAGACATGGTATGGTGTGCCACATGAGGCAGCTTTTGCTTTTGAGGAAGTGATCAGGGAACATGGTTACGGTGGAGAAATCAATCCACTTT TGACATTTTCTACACTTGGTGAGAAGACAACAGTCATGTCTCCTGAAGTACTTCTTAATGCTGGTGTTCCATGCTGCAG GTTGGTGCAAAATGCTGGAGAATTTGTCGTGACTTTTCCAAGAGCCTATCACTCAGGGTTCAGTCATG GATTTAATTGTGGAGAGGCAGCTAATATTGCTACTCCTGAATGGTTGAGGGTTGCTAAAGACGCGGCAATTCGAAGGGCATCAATCAATTGTCCTCCTATGGTCTCTCACTTCCAGTTACTGTATGATCTAGCACTTTCGTTATGTTCAAG AGTACCAAAGAGCATTGCCATGAAACCACGGAGTTCTCGATTAAAGGAGAAAAACAAGGATGAAGGAGAAATATTGATCAAAGAGCTATTTTGCCGGGATATGATGCAGAATAACAGTATCCTTCACATTCTTGGGAAAGGATCATCTATCGTCCTTCTTCCTCAAAATTCTCTGAATCTCATAACGTCCCCAAATTCACAAGATGGATTGCATTTTACAACAAAGTTTAGGTTCCCTGGATTATGCAGTGCTAATGTTGAGTCGAAAACTTCAAGCTGTAATGTTCATGATGATTTTACTCTAGACAGGATGCAGGTTAAAGAGAGGTTCTGTGATGTAAAGGAAACCCCTTTTTCTTTAGGTAATAGTAATGACACTCATTATACGGAGCTTACTGATTCCGATGTAAAAAAGGCTTCTCAATATGATCAGGGATTGTTTACATGTGTCACTTGTGGAATTCTGTGTTTCACATGTGTTGCTATAGTTCAACCCACGAAGGCCACTGATCAGTACCTGAAGTCAGCTGATTGTAGCATATTTAATAACTGG GGTATAGCTTGTAGCGACCACAATCCCATAAGTGATGCTACAAACCCTCGAATGAATTCTTGTTCAG GGATGATGCAGAAATATGGACTCCTTGATATCCCACCATGTACTGGTAATCGAGTTCGAGCTTTGGATGATGAAAGCTTAGAAATGGATTCTAATAATGAAGCAAGTAAAGGCCCTTCTTCTCTTGGCCTATTGGCTTTGGCATATGGTAATTCCTCCGATTCCGAGGAGAATGAGGATGAAGAAGAGTTTCTTGCCAAATCCACGGGAACTGGAGAAAGCAGCTACTTGGACAGTGGACATGCTTGCGAGAATACCGATTCAAATATCAGTTGCGGAAAAGAAGTTTATTTGCACAATTCTGATTCCTACACAAATTTTGGTCTAGCTAGAGAAACATGCAATGAAACAAATCACCGAAGTTCTGACTCGGAAGTTCAAACCAGTGACTGTGCAGTGATTGACTCAAACTCATTAATTGACAGGTTTAGACATCAAAGAATACTTGACGTGCTAAATGGTAAACCTGTGGCCCATGAGAGCAAAGCAACAATGAGCACTGGTTCTGTAGCAATAGAATCATCTTTATCCTTTTACCCTAGATCTGATGAGGACTCTTCTCGATTCCACATATTCTGCCTTCATCATGCCATGGAAGTGGAAAAACAGCTTAATTCAATTGGTGGTGCCCATGTTTTCCTTGTCTGTCATCCTG ACTATCCCAGATTAGAATCTCAAGCAAAAAAGGTTGCAGAAGAACTGGAAAACGACTACCTCTGGAATGAAATTCCATTCAGGGAGGCCAATGAGGACGACAAAGAAAGGATACAATTAGCTTTAGATAGTGAAAACGCCATACATGGAAATGGAGACTGGGCTGTGAAAATGGGCATCAACCTTTTCTACAGTGCGAATCTTAGTCGCTCCCCTCTCTACTGTAAACAGATGCCATACAACTCTGTTCTTTATAGTGCTTTTGGACGCAGATGCCCAGTTAATGGTCCATCATCTAATAATGAATTTGAAGAAAAGGGATCAGGCAGGCAGAAAAAGATAGTTGTTGCCGGGAAATGGTGCGGCAAAGTGTGGATGTCTAGTCAGGCTCATCCGCTGTTAGTTGACCAGAATTTAGAAGAAATGGAGCAGGAAAAGGGGATTACTGCCCTGGTAGATTTGCCTGATCTGAGATCCGAGAAGCTGTTGGACTGCTACCAAGCTGCTGAAACAACTTCTAAAACCAGCAAAAGCAGAGGAAAGAGGAAAAGCACGGTGGAAAATAGCTCACGTTTGAAAGCCACGACTCTTGAGGTGGAAAATGTGGATGAACCACCTCAAGATCATGCACTCTGTAAAAGCCGTAAGCAAGTTAAAAATAAGTGTGGGACTAAACTATTGAAGAAAGATACTACCGAGGCCAAAAATTTGGATGAATCTGCTGAAGAATTTCCACTCAGTAACTGTTGGACTCAAATTAGGAGCAAGAGTAGAACCAAGCGAGTGGAGAAAGAGAGTTCTGAGGATGAAAAGTTTGatgaatcatttgaaaacattcCAATTGGCAACTTTTGTAAGCAAATTAAGAGCAAGCGTGGAATTAAAAGATTGAAGGAAGAGAGAAATAACTCCAAAAATTTGGATGAATCGCCACAAGAAATCCCACCAAGCATCTATTGCAAGCTAACTAAGAGTAATTTTGGAACGAGGCTAATGGTGACTCGCGAGCATAAGAAAAATCACGAGAACAGCGGGAAATGGTCCAACTTACTCATTGAAGATGAGGATGATGGTGGTCCCAGCACACGACTAAGGAAAAGAGCTGCAAAGACTCGTAAAGATATAGATCCCAGATCGAGTAAACTGAAAATAGCAGTAAAGAAGCTGCGAAAAGATACAAATACAAAGAAACGTCCAACCATGAAATCTTCTGCCACTTCTCCTAACAAGGTAGCAAGAGCAAGAGATGAGGAAAACGAACATCTATGTGACGTAGAGGGGTGCACCATGAGTTTTGGATCGAAACACGAGCTGACCATGCACAAAAGAAACATCTGCCCAGTGAAGGGATGTGGGAAGAAGTTCTTTTCGCACAAGTATTTGGTGCAGCACCGACGTGTTCATCTCGATGACCGTCCTCTGAAATGTCCCTGGAAAGGCTGCAAGATGTCATTTAAGTGGGCATGGGCAAGGACCGAACACATTAGAGTTCACACAGGGGCTCGACCCTATATTTGTAACGAGTCAGGGTGTGGCCAGACATTTCGGTTCGTGTCAGACTTCAGTCGCCACAAACGGAAGACAGGCCATAATCCAAAGAAAGCTAGAGGATGA
- the LOC140837790 gene encoding LOW QUALITY PROTEIN: elongator complex protein 3 (The sequence of the model RefSeq protein was modified relative to this genomic sequence to represent the inferred CDS: deleted 1 base in 1 codon), with translation MAAAVVAETRKLPRPGRGGVIAHGLSEEEARVKAIAEIVSTMVDLSRKGENVDLNAVKSAVCRRYGLSKAPKLVEMIAALPESEKEMLLPKLKAKPVRTASGIAVVAVMSKPHRCPHIATTGNICVYCPGGPDSDFEYSTQSYTGYEPTSMRAIRARYEPYVQARSRIDQLKRLGHSVDKVEFILMGGTFMSLPADYRDFFIRNLHDALSGHTSSNVEEAVSYSEHSSTKCIGMTIETRPDYCLGPHLRQMLSYGCTRLEIGVQSTYEDVARDTNRGHTVAAVADCFCLAKDAGFKVVAHMMPDLPNVGVERDMESFREFFDSPSFRADGLKIYPTLVIRGTGLYELWKTGRYRNYPPEQLVDIVARILALVPPWTRVYRVQRDIPMPLVTSGVEKGNLRELALARMDDLGLKCRDVRTREAGIQDIHHKIKPEEVELVRRDYTANGGWETFISYEDTRQDILVGLLRLRKCGRNVTCPELMGKCSIVRELHVYGTAVPVHARDADKLQHQGYGTLLMEEAERIALREHRSTKIAVISGVGTRHYYRKLGYELEGPYMVKFLT, from the exons ATGGCGGCGGCGGTCGTTGCCGAAACTCGAAAGCTCCCGCGGCCGGGTCGCGGTGGAGTAATAGCTCATGGACTATCAGAAGAAGAGGCCCGCGTCAAAGCAATCGCTGAAATAGTGTCCACCATGGTCGACCTCTCTCGCAAGGGCGAAAACGTCGACCTTAACGCCGTGAAGTCTGCCGTATGCCGTAGGTATGGCCTCTCTAAGGCTCCAAAGCTGGTAGAAATGATCGCGGCGTTACCAGAATCAGAAAAGGAAATGCTTCTGCCCAAATTGAAGGCGAAGCCGGTTCGAACGGCGTCGGGAATTGCTGTCGTCGCTGTTATGTCGAAGCCTCATCGCTGCCCGCAC ATTGCGACGACGGGTAATATTTGTGTATATTGCCCCGGTGGCCCTGATTCGGATTTCGAATACAGTACGCAGAGTTACACTGGATATGAGCCCACTAGCATGAGAGCTATAAgggcgag ATATGAGCCTTATGTCCAGGCAAGAAGTAGGATAGATCAACTTAAGAGGTTGGGCCACAGTGTTGATAAG GttgaatttattttgatggGTGGTACATTTATGTCGTTGCCAGCAGATTACCGTGACTTTTTTATAAGGAATCTACACGATGCTCTATCAGGGCACACTTCTTCCAATGTTGAAGAAGCAGTTTCCTACTCCGAGCACAGTTCCACAAAGTGTATTGGAATGACTATAGAAAC aaggCCAGACTACTGCCTTGGACCACATTTGAGGCAGATGCTGTCATATGGCTGTACAAGACTGGAGATTGGTGTACAGAGTACATATGAAGATGTTGCCCGTGACACCAATAGGGGCCATACTGTTGCAGCTGTGGCTGATTGCTTTTGCTTGGCTAAGGATGCTGGTTTTAAG GTAGTTGCTCATATGATGCCTGATCTTCCAAATGTTGGGGTTGAGAGAGACATGGAAAGTTTTAGAGAGTTCTTTGATAGCCCGTCCTTCAGGGCCGATGGGCTTAAAATTTATCCCACTCTAGTTATTCGCGGGACTGGTCTTTATGAGCTTTGGAAAACTGGCAG GTACAGAAACTATCCACCTGAACAGCTTGTAGACATTGTAGCCCGAATCCTAGCATTGGTTCCTCCCTGGACTCGtgtatatagagttcaaagagATATTCCCATGCCCCTAGTTACTTCAGGGGTCGAGAAGGGTAATCTTCGGGAGCTAGCTTTAGCTCGAATGGATGATTTGGGCTTGAAATGTCGAGATGTTCGGACACGTGAAGCTGGAATCCAG GATATTCATCACAAGATAAAGCCAGAAGAAGTTGAATTAGTCCGCAGGGATTACACTGCAAATGGGGGTTGGGAAACTTTTATTTCATATGAAGATACACGCCAG GACATACTCGTTGGGTTGCTACGGTTGCGTAAATGTGGACGGAACGTAACTTGCCCGGAGCTCATGGGGAAGTGTTCTATTGTCCGTGAGTTACATGTTTATGGGACTGCAGTTCCTGTACATGCGCGAGATGCCGATAAACTGCAACACCAGGGTTATGGTACATTACTCATGGAGGAAGCCGAACGGATTGCTCTTAGAGAGCACAGATCGACGAAAATAGCTGTCATCTCTGGTGTTGGAACGCGACATTACTATAGAAAGTTGGGGTATGAACTTGAAGGACCTTACATGGTGAAATTTCTAACTTGA
- the LOC140837654 gene encoding MLO-like protein 10 — protein MAGGGAKEGSARNLDQTSTWAVAGVCAVIILISIALEKIIHKVGTWLTERHKKALYEALEKVKAELMILGFISLILVFSQYYIADICIPINVADTMLPCPAGYQNENKEGNHRRLLSYERRVLAGKKEPSCKEGHVSLISVDGLHQIHILIFFLAVLHVTYSAVTMALGRLKIRGWKQWEQETLSHDYEFSNDPSRFRLSHETSFVMAHSSFWTRIPFFFYIGCFCRQFFRSVGKSDYLTLRNGFITVHLAPGSKFNFQKYIKRSLEDDFKIVVGVSPVLWGSFVIFLLLNVSGWRALFWASLIPLIIILAVGTKLQAILTRMALDITDRHAVVQGMPLVQGSDKYFWFGRPQLVLHLIHFSLFQNAFQITYFFWIWYEYGIDSCFHDNINLLVVKIALGVFVLCLCSYITLPLYALIAQMGSNMKKSIFDEQTSKALKKWHMAVKKKTRGQEGRSPTRTLGDASPISLMGSPFHPTGATLQRFKTTGHSTHSLGHEENDISDIEEPSSHMTATSSLIIRTDRDDIEYETSIRGEQETKKEDDSSFVKLALQK, from the exons ATGGCTGGTGGAGGAGCCAAAGAAGGCTCAGCAAGAAATCTTGATCAGACATCAACGTGGGCTGTTGCTGGTGTTTGTGCTGTGATTATACTCATCTCTATTGCCTTGGAGAAGATAATCCACAAAGTTGGAACG TGGTTAACGGAGAGGCACAAGAAAGCTCTTTATGAGGCATTGGAGAAGGTCAAAGCCG AGTTGATGATACTTGGTTTCATCTCCCTAATCCTAGTGTTCTCCCAGTATTATATTGCTGACATCTGCATACCTATCAATGTTGCTGACACCATGCTGCCTTGTCCTGCGGGTTACCAAAATGAAAACAAGGAAGGAAACCATCGCAGGCTTTTGTCTTATGAGCGTAGAGTCTTAGCTGGGAAAAAGGAGCCTTCTTGCAAGGAG GGGCATGTCTCGCTTATATCAGTTGATGGACTGCATCAGATACACATCCTGATATTCTTTTTAGCAGTCTTGCATGTGACTTACAGTGCTGTAACAATGGCACTCGGAAGACTTAAG ATTCGTGGCTGGAAACAATGGGAGCAGGAAACTTTATCTCATGATTACGAATTTTCAAATG ATCCTTCAAGGTTCAGGCTTTCTCACGAGACATCTTTTGTGATGGCACACTCCAGTTTCTGGACCAGAATAccatttttcttttatatt GGATGCTTTTGTCGTCAATTTTTTAGGTCTGTTGGCAAATCTGACTACTTGACCCTTCGCAATGGCTTCATTACT GTTCATTTGGCACCAGGAAGCAAATTTAACTTCCAAAAGTATATCAAAAGGTCACTGGAGGATGACTTTAAGATTGTTGTGGGAGTAAG TCCAGTACTTTGGGGATCATTTGTCATATTCTTGCTCCTAAATGTTAGTG GTTGGAGGGCACTGTTTTGGGCATCCTTAATTCCTCTTATT ATAATCTTAGCTGTTGGCACGAAGCTACAAGCTATTTTGACTAGGATGGCCCTCGATATAACAGATAGACACGCAGTAGTCCAGGGCATGCCTCTTGTGCAAGGGTCAGATAAATATTTCTGGTTTGGTCGGCCTCAGTTGGTGTTGCATCTTATACACTTTTCTTTGTTTCAG AATGCATTCCAAATAACATACTTCTTCTGGATTTGG TACGAATACGGAATAGATTCTTGCTTCCATGATAATATCAACCTTCTAGTTGTCAAAATTGCTTTGGG GGTTTTTGTTTTATGCTTATGCAGCTATATTACACTTCCACTCTATGCCCTTATTGCTCAG ATGGGTTCAAATATGAAGAAATCAATCTTTGATGAACAAACATCAAAGGCCCTCAAGAAGTGGCATATGGCTGTGAAAAAGAAGACCAGAGGGCAAGAAGGAAGGTCTCCTACTCGAACTCTAGGTGACGCAAGCCCCATATCTTTGATGGGATCTCCATTTCACCCGACAGGTGCCACACTTCAACGTTTCAAAACTACTGGGCACTCTACTCATTCACTTGGACATGAAGAAAATGATATATCTGATATCGAGGAGCCTTCGTCACACATGACTGCTACATCCAGCTTGATCATAAGAACCGATCGTGATGATATAGAATATGAGACAAGCATACGTGGTGAACAAGAAACTAAAAAGGAGGACGACTCCTCATTTGTGAAGCTGGCCTTGCAGAAATGA
- the LOC140837811 gene encoding LOW QUALITY PROTEIN: epi-neemfruitin B synthase L1AT-like (The sequence of the model RefSeq protein was modified relative to this genomic sequence to represent the inferred CDS: deleted 1 base in 1 codon), giving the protein MNFSLLPILKMKIDIVCKEFIKPSSPTRLHLQDYNLSFIDERIPNTYIALILYYSFHDNKNTTQSEISSRLRTSLSDSLVHFYPLAGRMSDQASVRCNDEGILYIEAYVNGSIFELTNAPENDILDKLVPFESSGTISSCEEQLAIQVSFFRCGGFSIGTCISHRISDGFTLGSFIKSWAAISCGGQSDLKTPVYNAATLFPPRNAPDFKPNSRNLSVQPPVVKYVTKRFLFTASEIDELKQKVIKNSSIVKPTRVEVLSGFLWYHCMVAKGVEKPRKSVAFHPVNLRGRIQFLSECSFGNLFQMTKAVATVDDQTDWIELVQKLRDAFRKIDTGYTAELLGQNGCHLAKENFVEISKFLGFEDIELFRFSSYCRFPFHDADFGWGNPVWVSTGGSCIKNVITLLDSVKSDGGIEAWLVMDGPEMQRLHQKLEFLGYLSSSSSC; this is encoded by the exons ATGAATTTTTCACTTCTTCCAATATTGAAAATGAAGATTGACATCGTTTGTAAAGAGTTCATCAAGCCTTCTTCTCCAACCCGACTTCATCTTCAAGATTACAATCTCTCTTTCATTGATGAAAGAATTCCAAATACCTATATAGCTCTGATTCTTTACTACTCTTTCCACGACAACAAGAACACCACCCAATCCGAAATATCGAGCCGGCTAAGGACTTCTTTGTCGGATTCTTTAGTCCATTTTTATCCACTGGCTGGAAGGATGAGTGACCAGGCTTCAGTTCGTTGCAACGATGAAGGGATTTTATACATAGAAGCATACGTCAATGGCTCGATTTTTGAGTTGACC AATGCCCCTGAAAATGATATACTAGACAAGCTTGTTCCATTCGAATCCAGTGGAACCATATCAAGTTGTGAAGAGCAATTAGCAATTCAAGTTAGTTTCTTCAGGTGTGGTGGATTTTCTATTGGGACATGCATTTCACATAGGATTTCTGATGGTTTTACACTTGGTTCATTTATCAAGTCATGGGCTGCCATTTCTTGTGGGGGTCAAAGCGATTTAAAGACTCCTGTGTACAACGCAGCAACGCTATTCCCACCAAGAAACGCTCCTGATTTCAAGCCAAATTCGAGAAACCTATCGGTGCAGCCACCCGTTGTGAAGTACGTCACGAAGAGATTTCTTTTCACTGCATCTGAAATAGATGAATTGAAACAGAAAGTTATAAAAAACTCCTCCATAGTAAAACCTACGAGGGTCGAGGTTCTATCTGGTTTTCTGTGGTATCATTGCATGGTGGCAAAAGGGGTCGAGAAACCTCGAAAATCTGTCGCTTTTCACCCTGTTAACTTAAGGGGAAGGATTCAATTCTTGTCGGAATGTTCTTTCGGTAATCTTTTTCAAATGACAAAGGCGGTTGCCACAGTTGATGATCAAACGGATTGGATTGAGTTAGTGCAAAAGCTGAGAGATGCATTCAGGAAGATAGACACAGGCTATACGGCAGAGTTGTTGGGTCAAAATGGTTGTCATCTTGCGAAGGAGAACTTCGTGGAGATCAGTAAATTCTTGGGTTTTGAGGATATCGAGCttttcagattcagcagttacTGTAGATTTCCATTTCATGATGCAGATTTTGGATGGGGGAATCCTGTTTGGGTGAGCACTGGTGGTTCGTGTATCAAAAATGTGATTACTTTGCTTGATTCTGTGAAATCTGATGGAGGAATTGAAGCATGGCTTGTGATGGATGGCCCAGAAATGCAGAGGCTTCATCAGAAATTGGAATTCCTTGGTTATCTTTCATCCTCTTCTTCTTGTTGA
- the LOC140837553 gene encoding uncharacterized protein At3g17950-like, translating to MLDPANDMVPPPSSPSASSLSSSDLDTESTGSFFHDGSTTLGTLMGVTLQAITFRAASQRENSLSAVTVGRRSRKPEKFRGGVVTRKRRRWWMLCGEEGDAARRASLGEYLEVERRFGESSSVAVELEEGIVLGQPRNGRALFAEGRVLPPAEVVEESPPTPPSGVCRFSALVAVDRWCSLCSVS from the exons ATGTTAGATCCGGCGAATGATATGGTGCCACCACCCTCCTCCCCCTCCGCTTCTTCGCTGTCTTCTTCTGATCTCGACACCGAG TCAACAGGATCATTCTTCCATGATGGAAGTACCACACTGGGGACCCTTATGGGCGTGACGCTCCAGGCCATCACCTTCAGGGCCGCGTCCCAGCGGGAGAATTCCCTCTCCGCTGTGACTGTAGGTCGGAGGAGCAGGAAACCGGAGAAATTCAGGGGAGGGGTTGTGACGCGGAAGAGGCGGAGGTGGTGGATGTTGTGTGGGGAAGAGGGTGACGCCGCCAGAAGGGCGTCTTTGGGGGAGTATCTGGAAGTGGAGAGGAGGTTTGGAGAGTCGAGCAGTGTAGCGGTGGAGCTGGAAGAAGGGATTGTTCTAGGACAGCCGCGTAATGGGCGGGCTTTGTTTGCTGAGGGTAGGGTCCTACCCCCAGCGGAAGTCGTGGAAGAGTCCCCACCGACTCCGCCGTCGGGAGTATGTAGATTCTCGGCGTTGGTGGCGGTGGATCGGTGGTGCAGTCTGTGCAGCGTGTCTTAG